The DNA window CTCGCGGAAGCGCGCGCGCATGCGCTCGAGCACCGTCTCGTCGAGCACGAGCCGGCGGCGGAACACGGTCGCGATGATCTTCCGCGTCACGTCGTCGGGGGTCGATCCCAGGCCGCCGGTCACGAGGATCGTGTGGGCGCGGTGCCCCGCGGTCCGGAACGCCTCGCCGATCCGCGCGGCGTCGTCCCCGACCGTGGTGCGGAACGTGACGAGAAGTCCGATCGAGGCGAGCTGCTCCACGATCCGGGGCCCGTTCGTGTCGCGCGTGAGCCCGTTCAACAGCTCGCTCCCGATCGTGATCACCTCGACGCTCATGGCGCGAGCCATCCTACCAGGAGGCGGAGGACCGCGTTCGTCGCGAGCCCCGCGAGGAGATCGTCCGCGACCACGCCCCAGCCTCCGGGAAGCGACTGGCTCCGGCGGATCCCGAGCGGCTTCCAGATGTCGAACACGCGGAAGAGGACGAAGAGGAGGCCGAGCGTGACGAGCGGGCTCGATCCCATCGGGACGGCGCACACGCCGACCAGCATGCCCGCCACCTCGTCGATCACGATCGGCTTCGCGTCCGTTCCGAGCGTCTTCTCGGCCTCGCCCGCGCTCCACACGCCGATCGCGGCCACCGCGAGCGCGGCGCCGCCGACGATCCACGGATCGAGGGAGCCGGCGAAGGGAAGGAGCGCCAGGGCGACGAGGAGGGAAGCGAGGGTCGCGGGCGCGAACGGGAAGGATCCGATCCCGAACCCCGTCGCGATCCAGACGGCGGCGCGCCGCACGAACGTCAGCCGAGCGTCTTCAGGACTTGCTTGCAGGAGAGCTTGAGCGTGTCGAACACGCCCGCGCCCTTCAACGCCACCGCCTCGTAGAACGGCACGCTGCCAGGATTCAGCTCCCGCTCGAGATCCGGCACCGACACCACCCGGGGGAGGTCCCGCTTGTTGTACTGCATCACGAGCGGCACCTTGTCGACCGACAGCCCGTGCTCGGCCAGGTTGTCGTGCATGTTCATCAGGCTCTCGACGTTCGCGTCGAAGCGGTCGATCTGCGAGTCGGCCACGAACACGATCCCGTCCACGCCCTTGAGGATCAGCTTGCGGCTCGCGTTGTAGTAGACCTGCCCGGGCACCGTGTAGAGATGGAAGCGCGTGCGAAATCCACGTATTTGTCCCAGCTCGATCGGAAGGAAGTCGAAGAAGAGCGTGCGGTCCATCTCGGTGGCGAGGGAGATCATCTTCCCGCGGGTCTCCTGCGGGACCCGGGAATAGATGTGCTGCAGATTCGTCGTCTTGCCACAGAGTCCCGGGCCGTAATAGACGATCTTGCAGTTGATCTCCCGGGACGAATAGTTGATCAGCGACACGCGGCGCGCACGCTCCTACTCCCGAAACAGACTGTCGATCTCGCTCTCCGCTTCGGCCGCGAAGTCCGCTCCCAGCGTGGTCGCGGACATCTCCTCGTTGCGGTACTGCAGCTTGTCGAACAGCTGGCTCAGGACCCCCATGAGCTCATCCCCCGCCCGGCGCGCCTTGAGCCGCACCAGACCCAGCGAGGTCTTCTTGTCGAACAGGACGACGAGAATGACCCGATTCGCGATCATCGAGAGATACAGGCTGTCGTTCTGACCCTGGTGGACGAGGGTCGCGAAGTCCTTCTCGCCGACCATCTCGGCGAGCTGGGCGTTGGCGGCGAAGTCGGCGGCCGCCAGCGAGGAGAAGGAGGTGACGTCGAATCCGGGCGGCTCGCCGATCGAGTTGATGAGCTGCCCCGTCTTGTCGATCAGCATCACGCTTCGAGCGCTGGCGCTCCGCATGAGCGATTGGAGAATCGCGTTGATCGACCAGAAGTCTTCCTCGAAGAGCGCCCAATTCCCCTTGACCATGGTCCGGCTCCCTGGACACCTGGGACGAGCGTCCGTCCGGCATCGGCGTTGCACGCGACAGAGGTGTCCATCCCTTGCCACGCGTGGGATGCCGGCGGCGAGACCGAATCCCCCCACCCACGGGTCTAGTTTCCGCGTGGTCCTCCACGCGGCGCTGCTCAAGGAATTGGCGGAAACCTAACCACCGGCCCGGGGGCGGTCAAGGAGAAAAAGCGCGAAGTGCCGCTTCTATAGCTCCTTGCGACCGCTCAGGGCGCGCGCGAGGGTGATCAGGTCGGAGAATTCGAGGTCCGACCCCATCGGAACGCCGCGCGCGATGCGCGTGACCTTGACCGAGGGCTCGCTCTGGAGGAGCCGCGCGATGTAGAGCGCGGTGGCCTCGCCCTGCGCGGTTGGGTTCGTCGCGACGATGACCTCGGCGACGCCGCCCGCGCGCACGCGATCGAGGAGCTCCCGGAGCCGGAGCTGGTCCGGGCCGATCCCGTCCACGGGCGAGAGGGCGCCCTTCAGGACGTGGTAGCGCCCGTGGAACTCGCCCGTGCGCTCGAGCGCGAGCACGTCCATCGCCTGCTCCACCACGCAGAGGACCGAGGCGTCGCGCCGCTCGTCCGCGCAGAGCGCGCACGGATCCGTCTCGGTGACGTTCCCGCAGATCGAGCAGTCGTGGACGTTCGTCTTGAGATCCACGATCGCGGACGCGAGCCGGCGGGAGTCGGCCTCGGGCGAGCGCAGCAGATGGAAGGCGATCCGCTGCGCCGATTTCCTGCCGAGTCCGGGAAGGCGGGTCAGCTCGGTGATGAGGGCTTCGAGGAGGGCGCTCGAGTACTGCATGAAGCCGCTAGAAGAGTCCCGGCGGAAGCCCCGCGCCGCCCGTGATCTTCCCCATCTCCTCCTCGACGAGCCGCGTCACCTTGCCGCGCGCGTCGCG is part of the Candidatus Eisenbacteria bacterium genome and encodes:
- a CDS encoding phosphatidylglycerophosphatase A, yielding MRRAAVWIATGFGIGSFPFAPATLASLLVALALLPFAGSLDPWIVGGAALAVAAIGVWSAGEAEKTLGTDAKPIVIDEVAGMLVGVCAVPMGSSPLVTLGLLFVLFRVFDIWKPLGIRRSQSLPGGWGVVADDLLAGLATNAVLRLLVGWLAP
- a CDS encoding GTPase domain-containing protein, whose protein sequence is MSLINYSSREINCKIVYYGPGLCGKTTNLQHIYSRVPQETRGKMISLATEMDRTLFFDFLPIELGQIRGFRTRFHLYTVPGQVYYNASRKLILKGVDGIVFVADSQIDRFDANVESLMNMHDNLAEHGLSVDKVPLVMQYNKRDLPRVVSVPDLERELNPGSVPFYEAVALKGAGVFDTLKLSCKQVLKTLG
- a CDS encoding roadblock/LC7 domain-containing protein; translated protein: MVKGNWALFEEDFWSINAILQSLMRSASARSVMLIDKTGQLINSIGEPPGFDVTSFSSLAAADFAANAQLAEMVGEKDFATLVHQGQNDSLYLSMIANRVILVVLFDKKTSLGLVRLKARRAGDELMGVLSQLFDKLQYRNEEMSATTLGADFAAEAESEIDSLFRE
- the recR gene encoding recombination mediator RecR — protein: MQYSSALLEALITELTRLPGLGRKSAQRIAFHLLRSPEADSRRLASAIVDLKTNVHDCSICGNVTETDPCALCADERRDASVLCVVEQAMDVLALERTGEFHGRYHVLKGALSPVDGIGPDQLRLRELLDRVRAGGVAEVIVATNPTAQGEATALYIARLLQSEPSVKVTRIARGVPMGSDLEFSDLITLARALSGRKEL